The following are encoded together in the Arenicella xantha genome:
- a CDS encoding roadblock/LC7 domain-containing protein produces MPNNQVPVKPELISEIRTLCETNKEIFVVSLCTTDGFSIKSFASKSLAAEADKLAAMSSTICALSDATSNQVLTDQFDVTIVESKSGNVLFVRTQYLDKPCVLMIAARSEMALANVRYRTIKLAESIASIAA; encoded by the coding sequence ATGCCAAACAATCAGGTTCCAGTTAAACCAGAGCTTATTAGTGAAATAAGAACGCTCTGTGAAACCAATAAAGAAATCTTTGTAGTGAGCCTATGCACCACAGATGGATTCTCGATTAAGTCGTTTGCATCAAAAAGCCTCGCCGCCGAAGCAGATAAACTCGCGGCCATGAGCAGTACAATTTGCGCGCTGAGCGACGCAACATCGAATCAAGTGTTAACGGACCAATTTGACGTCACAATTGTTGAATCTAAATCTGGTAACGTGCTATTTGTTCGAACGCAATATCTCGACAAACCTTGCGTGCTAATGATTGCTGCGCGGTCGGAAATGGCGCTGGCCAATGTTCGCTACAGAACCATAAAACTCGCCGAGAGCATCGCCAGCATTGCTGCATAG
- a CDS encoding SAM-dependent methyltransferase, protein MLFNCPVSSEKVHLLISILELNSTCKVIDIGCGEGELLTLIQQASGADCLGIDIDQSCIQRAEQKVRQYDLGDRLHFLSDDVRKTSLEKNSYDLAVCVGSSHAFGQGEATYVNALKEMNELLKPRGLILVGEGYWKQPPKREYLDFIGEPVGIYNTHEQNIQQAESLGFIPLYATTSSQDEWDHFEWCFRMEAEYKVIADPDNEMAKEKLEKVREWNHNYRKFGRTTMGFGFYLYMTPL, encoded by the coding sequence GTGTTATTTAATTGTCCTGTTAGTAGCGAAAAAGTACACCTATTAATAAGTATTCTGGAATTGAATTCCACATGTAAAGTTATTGATATAGGGTGTGGAGAAGGCGAGTTGCTTACTCTTATTCAGCAAGCGTCTGGCGCTGATTGTTTAGGTATAGATATTGACCAATCATGTATACAGCGTGCGGAACAAAAAGTAAGGCAATATGACTTGGGTGATAGACTTCATTTTTTATCAGATGATGTGCGAAAAACATCATTAGAAAAAAATAGTTATGATCTTGCTGTATGTGTAGGTTCAAGTCACGCCTTTGGGCAAGGTGAAGCGACCTATGTAAATGCCTTAAAAGAAATGAATGAATTATTAAAACCGAGAGGTCTTATATTAGTTGGTGAAGGATACTGGAAACAACCTCCAAAAAGGGAGTATCTGGATTTTATCGGCGAGCCAGTCGGAATTTATAACACCCACGAACAGAATATACAGCAAGCGGAATCTCTTGGGTTCATTCCTCTTTATGCAACAACCAGCTCTCAAGACGAATGGGATCATTTTGAGTGGTGTTTTCGAATGGAAGCAGAGTATAAAGTTATTGCTGATCCTGATAATGAGATGGCTAAAGAGAAGTTGGAAAAAGTGCGGGAATGGAATCATAATTATCGAAAATTCGGAAGAACAACAATGGGTTTTGGTTTTTATCTATATATGACGCCTTTGTAA
- a CDS encoding SMI1/KNR4 family protein: protein MYEQEIQFLQKVEDKLDTNNIRDLLSKDECVVIEAKYPLIPKEYLAYLMEVGAGSAREDQYMIYGMPTLCHEDTDYSWYETKGVNYLVIGDDFTGNLYAFNIDTGFTPVLLDHECMEEFVHNGTIKSFFREMMLMDENGNDQREP, encoded by the coding sequence ATGTATGAACAAGAAATACAGTTTCTACAGAAAGTTGAAGATAAACTAGATACAAATAATATACGTGATTTATTATCTAAAGATGAATGTGTAGTTATTGAAGCTAAATATCCATTAATACCTAAAGAATATTTAGCATATCTAATGGAGGTTGGTGCGGGCTCTGCAAGAGAAGATCAATATATGATCTATGGTATGCCCACATTGTGTCATGAGGATACTGACTATTCGTGGTACGAAACAAAAGGAGTTAACTACTTAGTTATTGGTGATGACTTTACTGGTAATTTGTATGCCTTTAATATTGATACTGGTTTTACTCCAGTATTACTTGATCATGAATGTATGGAGGAATTTGTTCATAACGGAACAATTAAATCATTTTTTAGGGAAATGATGCTTATGGACGAAAATGGTAATGATCAAAGAGAACCTTAA